The sequence below is a genomic window from Pleurocapsa sp. PCC 7327.
TCGCTTCCCCCCCGATACCTTGCCCCTCTCGTCAAAGAGATGGAAAAGTTACCCGATATTCATCTCGAACCAATTCAAAAAGAAATTGCCGAGAGTCCCGATCTCGATACAGTCAAGCATATGACTTCATCGGCAAGAAGTTTAGCCAAATATCTCGATGCAGCGGCACAAGTCCAAACCCTGAAAAACTCTCCTATCGATTTGGAAATGGCACTAGAAGAGGCGTTGCGGCTAGATTGTTTGAATGCGACAGCCGACTTAGTCAAACAGGCAACCCAACTCGAACAAACGGTAGCCAAACTCTACACGACTTGGAAGCGTCTCGGCAGCCTCTCAGACCGATTATACGTAGATACGGGAGCAAGCAATCCCAATTTGCGATCGCTCCTTACTACTCTAGAAGTTCTCACTAGCGAAGTCATTGAAGTCTCATTAGACGAAGCCGGCGATCGCGCGGTACGTTTGAGAATAATGACACAAGGAAATTCTTAAACCCCTCACCATTTCCTCCTCCCGTCGCCTATCTAACGACAAAAGGCGACGGGACAAGTACCTCGGTCTTATCTTGTTAAACTTCAAAATAGATACAATTAAATCTGTTCCGTCAGTCAAAATCTCTCATGTCCGCTCCCTTTTCCGATCGAGAAATCGCCGACGAAGGTATTAAGCCCGAAGAATACAAAGAAATTGTCAGACGCTTAGGTCGCCATCCTAATAAAGCTGAATTGGGAATGTTTGGCGTAATGTGGTCGGAACACTGTTGCTACAAAAATTCCCGACCCCTATTGAAGCAATTTCCCACAACGGGCGAACGCATTCTCGTCGGACCCGGAGAAAATGCAGGCGTAGTAGACTTAGGAGACGGACTCAGATTAGCTTTCAAGATTGAATCGCACAATCACCCCTCCGCTGTCGAACCCTTCCAAGGCGCAGCAACCGGAGTCGGCGGCATTCTCAGAGATATCTTTACCATGGGGGCGCGTCCCATTGCGATTTTGAACTCCTTACGCTTTGGTTCCCTAGACGATGCAAAAACTCGCAGACTATTTGCTGGCGTAGTTGAAGGGATAGCACACTATGGTAACTGCGTTGGCGTGCCCACCGTTGGCGGCGAAGTTTATTTCGATCCCGTTTATTCTGGCAATCCCCTCGTCAACGCCATGGCACTGGGATTGATGGAAACGCCAGAAATCATCAAATCGGGCGCGTCGGGTATTGGCAATCCGGTTTTATACGTCGGTTCTACTACGGGTAGGGACGGCATGGGAGGGGCTAGCTTTGCCAGTGCGGAACTATCAGACCAGTCTATCGACGATCGCCCTGCGGTACAAGTCGGCGATCCTTTCCTAGAAAAATCTCTCATCGAAGCTTGTCTGGAAGCTTTTAAAACAGGTGCAGTCGTTGCCGCACAGGATATGGGTGCGGCGGGAATTACCTGTTCTACCTCGGAAATGGCAGCTAAAGGCGGCGTAGGCATCGAACTGGATTTGGATAAAATTCCCGTCCGCGAAACGGGTATGATTCCTTACGAATATCTCCTCTCGGAATCCCAGGAAAGAATGCTGTTCGTTGCCCGCAAAGGACGAGAGGGGGAGTTAATCGATATTTTCCACCGTTGGGGGCTGCATGCTGTCGTCGCTGGAACCGTGATTGAAGAACCGATTGTCCGCATTCTTTTTAAAGGAGAAATTGCTGCCGAAATCCCCGCAACCGCTTTGGCAGAAAATACCCCCATCTACCATCGGGAACTTCTACAAGAACCGCCAGAATATGCCAGAAAAGCTTGGGAGTGGACGGCGGATTCTCTCCCTCCCTGTAACGCCCAAGGAATTGTGTACAATTGTACACAAAAATCTTGGAACGAGATTTTATTGCAACTGCTAGATACTCCTACCATTGCCTCAAAACGCTGGGTCTATCGCCAATACGACCATCAAGTCCAGAATAATACCGTTATCGTTCCTGGCGGTGCTGATGCAGCAGTTATCCGAGTTCGTCCCGTCGATGGGAAACCGGATGTGTCAAGAATTGGCGTGGCAGCAACTACAGATTGTAATGCTCGCTACGTCTATCTCGACCCCTACGAAGGAGCAAAAGCGGCTGTAGCCGAAGCCGCTCGGAATTTAAGCTGCGTCGGTGCCGAACCGCTAGCAGTTACGGATAACCTCAATTTCGGCAGCCCAGAAAATCCCATCGGATACTGGCAGTTAGCCTCTGCTTGTCGGGGAATTTCTGAAGCTTGTCGAGAACTAAAAACGCCAGTTACAGGGGGAAATGTCTCTCTCTACAACGAAACCTTGGATTCAGACGGAAAACCCCAACCGATCTATCCTACTCCCGTTATTGGCATGGTAGGACTCATCCCTGACATTACCAAGGTCTGCGGGCAAGGGTGGAAGGCACAAGGAGATTCGATCTATTTATTAGGAGTTCGGGGTCCATCGCTAGGAGGATCGGAATATTTAGCAACCGTTCATGGAATCGTCGCTGGCCAGCCGCCCGTGGTGGATTTTGAGCTAGAACGTCGCGTCCAGGAAGCTTGTCGTTATGGAATTCGTCAAGGATGGATAAATTCGGCGCATGATTGTGCCGAAGGCGGTCTGGCCGTGGCGCTGGCGGAATGTTGTATTAGCGGTCGATTGGGGGCAGACATTCGTCTCCCAGAAAGCGATCGCCGATTTGATGAAATTTTATTTGGAGAAGCGGCTAGTAGAATTGTGGTTTCGGTCAATCCCCAATGTAAGGACGGATGGGAGTCTTATCTGAACGAACAGTTGGGCAATAATTGGCGGCAAATTGGCGCGGTAACAAGCCAAGATCGTAATTTTACGGTCACTACAGATGATAATCATCAGGCGATCGACGTTACAATTAGTAACATGATAGAATGTTGGACTACTGCTATAGAGCGTCGCTTAAAACAGATTTAAGCCAACAGCGATTTATTAAAAAAACTGATACTAAATCCCTCAAAATCTTGACTATATTCCTGCTAAGGTAGGGTTAAAAAAATGTTAAGCGAGCTGAATCATTTATCGATGGCTTGCCAGTTGCTCTCTATTCCAATTGCCTAACGATTGACTGCCATTACCAGGAGCTAAACTATCAGATGATCGCTCAAGAACTTCCTAACCCTGACGAATCTCTTTCTGGCGCTCATTCTTCCGAAAGTCAGCCCACCGATAAACCCGAGGAAGCCTGCGGAGTATTCGGTGTCTATGCGCCAGAAGAAGAGGTTGCTAAGTTAACTTATTTTGGTTTATATGCGCTACAGCACCGAGGACAAGAATCGGCAGGCATCACTACTTTTGAGGAAGACAAAGTTCATCTCTATAAAGACATGGGGCTTGTCTCTCAAGTCTTTAAGGAATCTATCTTAAACGAAATGCCTGGAACCCTGGCAGTGGGACATACTCGTTATTCAACTACGGGTTCGAGCCGCAGGGCAAACGCACAACCCGCCGTCATTGAGACGCGCTTGGGTTCGCTCGCTCTAGCACACAATGGCAATCTTGTCAATACCCCAGAACTGCGCCAGGAGTTAGAAAAGCGCGGGGGTAATTTTAATACAACCACAGATTCAGAGATGATTGCCGTCGCGATCGCTCAAGAAGTCGATCGCGGTAAAGAGTGGCTAGAAGCGGCAATTAGTGCGTTTCAATTGTGTTCGGGCGCGTATAGTTTGGTAATTGGCACGCCTGTCGGGTTAATGGGCGCGCGCGATCCCAACGGCATTCGTCCCTTGGTCATCGGAACCATCGGCGAAGATCCGGTGCGTTACGTTTTGTCCTCAGAAACCTGCGGCTTAGATATTATCGGGGCAGACTACCTGCGGGATGTAGAACCTGGGGAATTGGTTTGGATTACCGAAAAGGGATTGGCTTCTTTCCACTGGTCGCCAAAACCGGAGAGAAAGCTATGTATCTTTGAAATGATTTATTTTGCCAGACCCGATAGCATTATGCACGACGAAACTCTCTACACCTATCGGTCGCGATTGGGTCAACAACTAGCCAGAGAATCTTATGTAGAAGCCGATCTAGTTATGGGAGTGCCCGATTCCGGAGTTCCTGCGGCGATTGGGTTTTCTCAGGTTTCTGGAATTCCCTACGGCGAAGGCTTGATTAAAAACCGCTATGTCGGCCGCACGTTTATTCAACCGACGCAGCACATGAGAGAATCCGGCATTCGCATGAAACTCAATCCTCTCAAAGATGTTTTAGCCGGAAAACGGGTTATTATCGTCGATGATTCGATCGTGCGAGGAACGACTAGCCGCAAAATCGTCAAAGCATTAAGGGAAGCAGGAGCCAAAGAAGTCCATATGCGAATTTCTTCTCCTCCAGTGACTCACCCCTGCTTTTATGGCATCGATACCGACACGCAAGATCAACTGATTGCGGCAACTAAATCGGTAGAAGAGATCGCTCAACAACTAGGGGTTGATTCGCTTGCCTATCTTAGCTGGAAAGGAATGTTAGAAGTCACTGGCGAAGATCCCAATAGTTTTTGTTCGGCTTGTTTTACGGGAGACTATCCGATTCCCATTCCAGAAAATGTCAAGCGTTCCAAATTAATTTTAGAAAAAATTAAAGCTTAAACACGCGGAAAGAACCCGACTTTCGAGCGAGAGACGGGTTATCTAACTCCTAAAACTAGCAACAAAGGGAAAGCGAGTTGTAGAAATGCAGACGGGAAGCTAGCCTTAGATGTTTTTGGATGGCTTAGAATTGAAAGATTCAGAATTCGACCAAGCTGCCTCTAGATTTCGGCGTTGTTCTATTTGAGAGAGAAAGTAACCTGTCATCATAGCTGAGGCAAGAAGATTTGCCAGATTTTCTCTATCTGTCGTAATTTGAACCTGAAAATCTTCCGAAGGCAACATCCCAACTAGCCCTTGTACATTTTGGGCGATCATTTGTTTAATTTCCGGACTAGCCGATTGAGCAACCCTTTCTAAAACTTCAGGATTTTGTCTCTGAAGGTATTGCATCAATGAATTAGATTCCTGTTGCTCGGCTTGCTCTGATTCGGAAGAGAAGAAGTCAAAATTAAAGATCATTAGCACTCCAAGGTAATTGAACTTATATTCCTCTCTATTCTCACTATAACTTTCGCTCGATGAGAATGGAGGGGATTACCCTTGTCCTATCATATTAACGCTATTAGCACCCAGTCGGAGCAGTGAGAGAGGCGGAAAGATAAAGAGAGAAGACGACGGGTTGGCGATTTAACAGTAAAAGATAAAAGCGTGGGTTACGCGATCGCAACCCACTCGACAAAACCATAGAAAAAAATTAAACAACAACTAACTCTTTTTTCCAATCTTCTATTGGTGCAGTTAATGCCTCTTCTAGATCGGCGCAACCCAACCTTTCTTCGAGAATTTTCATTACTTCTCGCCCGAAATCATTAGGATTTTGTTGCCAAGCTTGCAAGCAAACTTCGCCAAAGAAAGAACCCAGAGGTTCTGGATTCCAAAGTAATTTCTTCGCCGTCCAAGGCATCAAACTCATGGGATTGTAGCCCGGTTTGAGAATATTATTCTTAAATGCATAGTCTTCTAAATGGGTATGGGGTTGCAACCCGATGAAGAAGATGGCAGGTTCGACTTTATCTACGCCAAAAATTCGCTCTAATTCGCGATGGTAAGCGATGGTTTGGCGGATGGTATCAAAGGTTTCATCGATGACGTTAAAAGAATAATTCACCGAGACGAGATCGTTAAAGCCAGCCGCCTTCAAATCTCGACAATTTTGCAAGACGGTGCGAAGGTTGTATCCCATGCGCATCTTGCGGACTAATTCTTGCGAACCGCTAGTGATTCCGATTTCAAAATAGTTCATTCCCGTTTTCACCATCAAATCGCACAATTGGGGAGTGAGATTGTCGGCGCGAATATAGGCTGCCCAGTGAATATCGGTCATCTGGGCATCGACGATTTTTTGCAGGAGTTCGATCGCGT
It includes:
- the purF gene encoding amidophosphoribosyltransferase, yielding MIAQELPNPDESLSGAHSSESQPTDKPEEACGVFGVYAPEEEVAKLTYFGLYALQHRGQESAGITTFEEDKVHLYKDMGLVSQVFKESILNEMPGTLAVGHTRYSTTGSSRRANAQPAVIETRLGSLALAHNGNLVNTPELRQELEKRGGNFNTTTDSEMIAVAIAQEVDRGKEWLEAAISAFQLCSGAYSLVIGTPVGLMGARDPNGIRPLVIGTIGEDPVRYVLSSETCGLDIIGADYLRDVEPGELVWITEKGLASFHWSPKPERKLCIFEMIYFARPDSIMHDETLYTYRSRLGQQLARESYVEADLVMGVPDSGVPAAIGFSQVSGIPYGEGLIKNRYVGRTFIQPTQHMRESGIRMKLNPLKDVLAGKRVIIVDDSIVRGTTSRKIVKALREAGAKEVHMRISSPPVTHPCFYGIDTDTQDQLIAATKSVEEIAQQLGVDSLAYLSWKGMLEVTGEDPNSFCSACFTGDYPIPIPENVKRSKLILEKIKA
- a CDS encoding DUF760 domain-containing protein, which translates into the protein MIFNFDFFSSESEQAEQQESNSLMQYLQRQNPEVLERVAQSASPEIKQMIAQNVQGLVGMLPSEDFQVQITTDRENLANLLASAMMTGYFLSQIEQRRNLEAAWSNSESFNSKPSKNI
- the purL gene encoding phosphoribosylformylglycinamidine synthase subunit PurL translates to MSAPFSDREIADEGIKPEEYKEIVRRLGRHPNKAELGMFGVMWSEHCCYKNSRPLLKQFPTTGERILVGPGENAGVVDLGDGLRLAFKIESHNHPSAVEPFQGAATGVGGILRDIFTMGARPIAILNSLRFGSLDDAKTRRLFAGVVEGIAHYGNCVGVPTVGGEVYFDPVYSGNPLVNAMALGLMETPEIIKSGASGIGNPVLYVGSTTGRDGMGGASFASAELSDQSIDDRPAVQVGDPFLEKSLIEACLEAFKTGAVVAAQDMGAAGITCSTSEMAAKGGVGIELDLDKIPVRETGMIPYEYLLSESQERMLFVARKGREGELIDIFHRWGLHAVVAGTVIEEPIVRILFKGEIAAEIPATALAENTPIYHRELLQEPPEYARKAWEWTADSLPPCNAQGIVYNCTQKSWNEILLQLLDTPTIASKRWVYRQYDHQVQNNTVIVPGGADAAVIRVRPVDGKPDVSRIGVAATTDCNARYVYLDPYEGAKAAVAEAARNLSCVGAEPLAVTDNLNFGSPENPIGYWQLASACRGISEACRELKTPVTGGNVSLYNETLDSDGKPQPIYPTPVIGMVGLIPDITKVCGQGWKAQGDSIYLLGVRGPSLGGSEYLATVHGIVAGQPPVVDFELERRVQEACRYGIRQGWINSAHDCAEGGLAVALAECCISGRLGADIRLPESDRRFDEILFGEAASRIVVSVNPQCKDGWESYLNEQLGNNWRQIGAVTSQDRNFTVTTDDNHQAIDVTISNMIECWTTAIERRLKQI